Proteins encoded together in one Ipomoea triloba cultivar NCNSP0323 chromosome 4, ASM357664v1 window:
- the LOC116017077 gene encoding pyridoxine/pyridoxamine 5'-phosphate oxidase 2 yields the protein MGTSATAAPWKHLLLNSLNSNSHLKHSIYLQLATVGSNGRPSNRTVVFRGFEDNSDRIQIYTDSRTRKIEDIKHCPFAEICWYFTDSWEQYRINGRVDVIDASNPDPDKLQQRQTAWFASSLKSRLQYLGPSPGLPSLDDQSSQENSLDPSAGPTDAFCLLVLDPEQVDFLNLKSNRRIAFASRCSINGEKLWTSVEINP from the exons ATGGGTACCTCGGCAACAGCAGCTCCATGGAAGCACCTTCTTCTCAACTCTCTAAACTCTAATTCTCACCTCAAGCACTCTATCTATCTTCAACTT GCTACAGTTGGATCAAATGGCAGGCCCTCAAATCGTACCGTCGTCTTCAG AGGCTTTGAAGATAACAGTGATAGGATCCAAATTTATACCGATTCCAGAACTCGAAAG ATCGAAGACATAAAGCACTGCCCATTTGCAGAG ATATGCTGGTATTTTACTGATTCCTGGGAGCAGTATCGAATTAATGGAAGAGTGGATGTCATTGATGCATCAAACCCTGATCCAGATAAGCTTCAG CAAAGACAGACAGCTTGGTTTGCTAGTTCTCTGAAATCAAGACTTCAGTACTTGGGACCCTCTCCAGGACTTCCTTCATTGGATGATCAATCATCTCAGGAAAATTCATTGGATCCTTCTGCGGGTCCAACTGATGCATTTTGCCTGCTAGTTTTGGATCCTGAGCAG GttgattttttgaatttaaaGAGTAACAGAAGGATAGCATTTGCATCTAGATGCAGCATCAATGGAGAGAAGCTTTGGACATCAGTTGAGATCAACCCATAA